In the genome of Leeuwenhoekiella sp. MAR_2009_132, one region contains:
- a CDS encoding flavin reductase family protein has protein sequence MNKEFVTIDPANTDNASVYGILSGSVGPRPIAFASTLDADGRPNLAPYSFFNVFSSNPPVVVFSPVRRGRDNTTKHTLDNIIATGEVVVNSVNYAMVQQMSLTSTDYDAGVDEFIKGGFTKEVSEVVKPFRVKESPVQFECKVKDVVALGNEGGAGNLVICEIVKIHIQKAILNEDLTINEHKLDLVARMGANWYTRAIEGMFEVPKPLRNLGIGVDQIPEKFRYSSVLTGNDLGKLGNVERVPSAEEITAFLDNNEDLKLLITNKEDQELHLKVRDLINQDNTGDAWKLILA, from the coding sequence ATGAACAAAGAATTTGTTACCATTGATCCTGCAAATACAGATAATGCCAGCGTTTATGGCATTTTGTCTGGTTCTGTAGGCCCCAGACCTATAGCTTTTGCAAGCACATTAGATGCAGACGGGAGGCCTAATCTGGCACCCTACAGCTTTTTTAATGTGTTTAGTTCTAACCCGCCTGTCGTGGTATTTTCGCCGGTACGACGGGGTAGAGATAATACGACTAAGCATACCTTAGATAATATTATAGCTACGGGAGAAGTGGTTGTAAATAGTGTTAATTATGCGATGGTACAGCAAATGTCTCTTACGAGCACAGATTATGACGCCGGTGTAGATGAATTTATAAAAGGAGGGTTTACAAAAGAAGTTTCTGAAGTTGTGAAGCCTTTTAGAGTGAAAGAATCACCTGTACAATTTGAATGTAAGGTAAAAGATGTTGTTGCATTAGGAAATGAGGGTGGAGCAGGTAATCTTGTAATTTGCGAAATTGTAAAAATACATATACAGAAAGCGATTTTAAATGAAGACCTCACCATTAATGAGCATAAACTAGATTTAGTTGCCCGTATGGGAGCTAACTGGTATACACGCGCCATAGAAGGAATGTTTGAAGTACCAAAACCTTTGCGTAATTTAGGCATAGGCGTAGATCAAATTCCTGAAAAATTTAGGTATAGTAGTGTGCTTACGGGTAATGATTTAGGTAAATTAGGAAACGTAGAGCGTGTACCTTCAGCAGAAGAGATCACAGCTTTTTTAGATAATAATGAAGATTTAAAACTTCTGATAACCAATAAAGAAGATCAAGAACTGCATTTAAAAGTGCGCGACTTGATTAATCAAGATAATACAGGTGATGCCTGGAAATTAATTTTAGCCTAA
- a CDS encoding DUF3127 domain-containing protein, translated as MEVQGKVKMIGDTQSFGSNGFRKREIVVTTEEQYPQHIMVEFVQDKTDLLDSYKPGQNVKISINLRGREWVNPQGETKYFNSIQGWRIENLEGSAPGAAGMPPVPPADQFEPASDFDDDDHDDLPF; from the coding sequence ATGGAAGTACAGGGAAAAGTAAAAATGATAGGCGATACGCAAAGCTTTGGAAGTAATGGCTTTAGAAAGCGTGAGATTGTTGTAACTACTGAGGAGCAGTATCCTCAACATATTATGGTTGAGTTTGTACAGGATAAGACAGACTTATTAGACAGTTACAAGCCTGGTCAAAACGTAAAAATTAGTATTAATTTACGGGGTCGTGAGTGGGTAAATCCACAAGGAGAGACAAAATATTTTAACAGTATTCAAGGCTGGAGAATAGAGAATCTAGAAGGTTCTGCACCTGGTGCTGCAGGTATGCCTCCTGTACCACCAGCAGATCAATTTGAGCCTGCTTCAGATTTTGATGATGATGATCACGATGATTTACCATTTTAA